TTCGCCATGGATCGCCCGCCACATCTTGACATCGACCTCAACgagccgccaccgccgtcgcccccgCATGAGTTCGCTGCCCCcgttgctcctcctcctccgccgctgccACCCGCTAACGTGCAGGCCCACCTGCTGCTGCCGCACCATGCCCGCGAGCTAGCGCTGGCGTACCACCGTGCGGAATCCTGGAGGTTAGCTGCTGCTACGGCCAGTGCGCCCGCGACCGCTGGTTCTTCGCTGGAGGTGCCGCCACCGCCGGTTCTCCAGTCGCCCGCTTTTGCTCCTCCGCCGCTGCGGCCGCCGGTTCTCCGGTCGCCCGCTTTTgctcctccgccgctgccgccaccggtTCTCCAGTCGCCCACTTTTGctccgctgctgccgccgccgccgcggccacccCAGCTCCCGCCTCCCGCCAACGTGCAGACTCAGCTGCTGCTCGTGCACCAAGCCGGCGACATACCGCTGGCGTACCACCGTGAGGAACTGTGGTGGAGGTCGGCCATTGCGGCCGCGACGGCAGGTTCGTCGGCGGAGGGGCTACCTCCAGCGCCGGTGCAGCACCCGGGAGTAGCGGGGTGGGGCGGGAACCAGTGCGCGTCCTGCGGCCTCTCCGAGCTGCCGGGATCCACCGTCATCTGCGACGCGTGCGAACGTGGGTTCCACCAAGCCTGCGTCCACGTCGCGCGGCGGCCTCCGGTGGGCGTGAACGAGGGGTGGATGTGCCCGGAGTGTGCGACAGGACCCGTGCCGCTCGACATCACCAGGCAGTTATGTCAGCTCCCTCTTGATAATTTCCTTATGGTTTTACATCTGTTTTTGTTCAGCGAATTTTATACATAGCTCTAAGAAGTACGTAGATTGTTGTTCATGCCGTCCGGAATTTCTTGACGGGTAGTAAATCGGACGGAGGGAGAGTACTTTTCAGAAGTTTATATCGATCGCTCATGTTTGGTCTGCTACTTGTTATGATTAATTACACAGATGCACTTGCTTGACTGTTAATAACACAGCATATGAACATGATCTTTGGATTTTTCTGCTTTGCTTGACTGTTATGTTAATAACCGTGTGGCCTAAATGACTTGGTTTAAAACAAATGCTATAATTAGCATCTAGTAGTAAGAGTGCATCATGCATAGTGTTGAGTAATTCGTGGTTTTTGCATGTTTCTCCCTGATTTACTACAAAGAACAGGGTATATGCACCCTTTCACGGCAATGAGGCCAAGCACAATGATAATTCTATTTTGTTCTAGTTGTGGCACTAATTTGATTTATTG
The window above is part of the Triticum dicoccoides isolate Atlit2015 ecotype Zavitan unplaced genomic scaffold, WEW_v2.0 scaffold174127, whole genome shotgun sequence genome. Proteins encoded here:
- the LOC119344576 gene encoding WAS/WASL-interacting protein family member 3-like, which translates into the protein MDRPPHLDIDLNEPPPPSPPHEFAAPVAPPPPPLPPANVQAHLLLPHHARELALAYHRAESWRLAAATASAPATAGSSLEVPPPPVLQSPAFAPPPLRPPVLRSPAFAPPPLPPPVLQSPTFAPLLPPPPRPPQLPPPANVQTQLLLVHQAGDIPLAYHREELWWRSAIAAATAGSSAEGLPPAPVQHPGVAGWGGNQCASCGLSELPGSTVICDACERGFHQACVHVARRPPVGVNEGWMCPECATGPVPLDITRQLCQLPLDNFLMVLHLFLFSEFYT